The genomic interval CTCCTAGGGCCCCTTGCCCTCGCTTATCCCCTCATGGGATTCTTCGGAGCCTTCAACATCCTTACCCTCACCCAGGCCCGGGAGCTGGTGCCCCCTCACCTGGTGGGCCGGGGCACCACCTTGGTGAACCTCTTCGGCATTGGGGGCACCTTCCTGTTGCAGTGGGGGGTGGGGGTGGCCGTGGGGACCATGGGGTACACCTTCGCCTTCGCGGGCCTCCTGGCCCTGTTGCTCCTGGCCCTTTTCCTCTACCGGCCCCTTCTAGGCCTGAAGGCCTCGGGGTGAAAAAGAAGGCGCTACTGTCGAACCCTATCCCGGTTAACCCCGTGCACCAAGGCCAAACCTAAGCCCTCTAAACGCTGGAGCACATCCCAACGCTCCTTAACCAGGTGGCCATATTTGTTATATGGCTCCAGGGGCCTTCTGGGCATCCGTTGCGATTATAGGCCTGTTGTTCCCCTGTTGGCAAGTTAGGGGGCACTAGGCAAAACTAACACTTCTGCGTTAAACTCCCTCCATGCTAGCCCAGGTGCGAAGCTACACCCTCTTCGGCCTGGACGCGGTTCCCGTCACCGTGGAGGTGGATGTTAGCCCCGGGCTTCCCAGCTACGCCCTGGTGGGGTTGCCGGACAAGGCGGTGGAGGAAAGCCGGGAGCGGGTCAGGGCCGCCCTCAAGAACTCCGGCTTCCCCTACCCCCAGGCCCGGGTGGTGGTGAACCTGGCCCCGGCGGAGCTCCGCAAGGAGGGCAGCCACTTTGACCTTCCCATCGCCCTGGGGCTTCTGGCCGCCCAAGGGGTGGTGCCCCTGGAAAGCCTAACCGGCCTGGCGGTGGCCGGGGAGCTGGGCTTAGATGGAACCCTACGCCCGGTGCCTGGGGCCGTGAACCTGGCCCTAGGGGCCTTGGGCGAAGGGAAAAGGCTCCTCCTTCCCCTGGAAAGCGCTAAGGAAGCTGCCTTGGTGGAGGGGGTGGAGGTCTACGGGGCGGAAAGCCTCCTTCAGGCGGTGGCTTACCTGAGGGGGGAAGAGGAGCCCAAGAGGGCGGCACCCGAAGACCCCGTGGTCGCCCTCGAGGCTTTGGACCTCCGGGATGTGAAGGGCCAGGCCAAGGCAAAAAGGGCCCTGGAGATCGCCGCTGCCGGTTACCACCACCTCCTCATGGTGGGAAGCCCGGGCTCGGGTAAGACCATGCTGGCCAGGCGCCTTCCCTTTCTGCTCCCCCCTTTGGGCCAGGAGGCCGCCTTGGAGGTAAGCCGCATCCACTCCGCCGCCGGACAGATCCTCAAGGGCCTGGTGCGCACCCCCCCTTTCCGCGCCCCCCACCACACGGTGAGCTACGCCGGCCTCATCGGGGGCGGGGCCATCCCCAAGCCGGGGGAGGTTTCCCTGGCCCACCGGGGGGTGCTCTTCCTGGACGAGTTCCCCGAGTTCTCCCGGGATGCCCTGGAAGCCCTCCGCCAGCCCCTCGAGGACGGGGTGGTGACCGTCTCCCGGGCCCGGGCCAGCCTCACCTTCCCCGCCCGCTTCCTCCTGGTGGCCGCCATGAACCCCTGCCCCTGCGGCTGGTACGGGGACCCAGAACGGACCTGCACCTGCACCCCCGCAAGCCGCCAGCGCTACGTGGGAAAGATCTCCGGACCCCTCCTGGACCGGTTTGACCTGGTAGTGGAGGTGCCCCGCTTAACCCCAGCCGAGCTGGCCCGCGCCCCCGAAGGGGAAAGCACCGAGGCGGTGAAGGAGCGGGTCTTAAGGGCCCGGGAGAGGATGCTCTCCCGCCAGGGAAGGCCCAACGGGGAGCTTGCGGGAAAGGCTCTAAGAGAGCACGTGGGCCTGACCCCGGGAGCGGAAAACCTTCTCCAGGCGGCAGCCAAGCGGATGCTCCTTTCCGCGCGAAGCTACGACCGCCTCCTCCGGGTAGCCCGCACCATCGCCGACCTGCAAGGAGCGGACCACGTGGGGGAAGGCCACGTGGCCGAGGCTTTGGCCTACCGCAAAACCCTCTAGCCCGCTTGGGCGGCCAGCCAGGGGATGAGGGCCTCCGCCGCCTCGAGGTTGGTGGCCAAAGGCACCCCGTGCACGTTGCACACCCGCATAAGGGCCTGAACATCGGGTTCGTGGGGCTTGGGGGTGAGGGGGTCTTGGAAGAAAAGCACGCATAGCACCTTTCCCTCAGCCACCCTGGCCCCGATCTGCATGTCCCCTCCCAAGGGGCCGGAAAGCACCCTTCCCACCCTTAGCCCAGTGGCCTCCGCAACGCGTTTTCCCGTGGTGCCCGTGGCCAAGAGGGGAAAGCGGGAAAGGAGCTCCCGATGCCGTTGGCAGAAGGCTACCATATCGTCCTTTTTGGCATCGTGGGCGATGAGGGCCAAGGCCTTCATGGGGCCATTGTATGCTCCTTCCCATGGAAGCCCTTACCTTTAAGGAGGCCCAAAGGCAGGTGGACGCCTGGATCGGGCAGTTTGAGGAAGGGTACTTCCCTCCCCTCCTCCTGCTGGCCCGGCTTGCGGAGGAGCTAGGGGAGGTGGCCCGGGTCCTGGCCCACCGCCATGGGAAAAAGCCCAAGCCAGGGGAGGAGGAAGGGGATCTGGCCATGGAGCTCGCCGACCTCCTCTTCGTCCTCATCTCCCTGGCCAACCGGGAAGGCATCGACCTGGAGGAAGCCTTCCTCAAGGCCATGGCCAAGTACCGGGAGCGGGACCAAACCCGCTGGACGCGAAAGGGAGGCTAGGGTGGCCCATCCCTACCTGGAGGCCCACGGTTTGTACAAGCGCTTTGGGGCCCTCGAGGCGGTCAAAAACGTCCACCTCACCCTGCACCCTGGCGAGATCCTGGCGTTCTTGGGTAAAAACGGCGCCGGCAAGAGCACCACGGTGAAGATGCTTTCGGGCCTCCTCCTCCCCGACCGGGGCGAGGTGCACCTTTTGGGGAAAAATCCCTTTCGGGAGCCTTTGGCTTTGAAGCACCTGGGGGCGGTCTTGGAGGGCAACCGCAACACCTACTGGCGGCTTACCCCCCTGGAAAATCTGGTCTACTTCGGAGTGGCCCGAGGCCTGCGGCTTGCCGTAGCCAGGAAACGGGCCTGGGAACTTCTGGAGGAGTACGCCCTTCTGGGAAAAGCCCACACCGAGGTGCGTCACCTCTCCCGGGGGATGCAGCAAAAGCTGGCCCTCTTGCAGGCCTTGATCCACGACCCCGAGGTGCTTCTGCTGGACGAACCCACCCTGGGTTTGGATGTAGAAACCGCCTTGCTGATGCGGGACAAGATCCGCACCCTGGCCCAAGCGGGCAAGGCCATTCTCCTCACCACCCACCAGATGGAGGTGGCTGAAGCCCTGGCGGACCGGGTGGCCATCATCCACCGAGGGGAAGTGGTGGTAGAAGAAACCAAGGAGGGCCTCCTGGCCCGCTTCGCCGGCGAGCACTACGTGTTGGAGCTGGAGGAAAAGCCGCCCCTCGAGGTCATAAAG from Thermus neutrinimicus carries:
- a CDS encoding ABC transporter ATP-binding protein; the protein is MAHPYLEAHGLYKRFGALEAVKNVHLTLHPGEILAFLGKNGAGKSTTVKMLSGLLLPDRGEVHLLGKNPFREPLALKHLGAVLEGNRNTYWRLTPLENLVYFGVARGLRLAVARKRAWELLEEYALLGKAHTEVRHLSRGMQQKLALLQALIHDPEVLLLDEPTLGLDVETALLMRDKIRTLAQAGKAILLTTHQMEVAEALADRVAIIHRGEVVVEETKEGLLARFAGEHYVLELEEKPPLEVIKQLRALGVEGEGPFFFRGNAQALWQVLEAVKPLPLKKVAKAEADLLEIFLKVVGHA
- a CDS encoding YifB family Mg chelatase-like AAA ATPase; amino-acid sequence: MLAQVRSYTLFGLDAVPVTVEVDVSPGLPSYALVGLPDKAVEESRERVRAALKNSGFPYPQARVVVNLAPAELRKEGSHFDLPIALGLLAAQGVVPLESLTGLAVAGELGLDGTLRPVPGAVNLALGALGEGKRLLLPLESAKEAALVEGVEVYGAESLLQAVAYLRGEEEPKRAAPEDPVVALEALDLRDVKGQAKAKRALEIAAAGYHHLLMVGSPGSGKTMLARRLPFLLPPLGQEAALEVSRIHSAAGQILKGLVRTPPFRAPHHTVSYAGLIGGGAIPKPGEVSLAHRGVLFLDEFPEFSRDALEALRQPLEDGVVTVSRARASLTFPARFLLVAAMNPCPCGWYGDPERTCTCTPASRQRYVGKISGPLLDRFDLVVEVPRLTPAELARAPEGESTEAVKERVLRARERMLSRQGRPNGELAGKALREHVGLTPGAENLLQAAAKRMLLSARSYDRLLRVARTIADLQGADHVGEGHVAEALAYRKTL
- a CDS encoding nucleotide pyrophosphohydrolase, which produces MEALTFKEAQRQVDAWIGQFEEGYFPPLLLLARLAEELGEVARVLAHRHGKKPKPGEEEGDLAMELADLLFVLISLANREGIDLEEAFLKAMAKYRERDQTRWTRKGG
- the mgsA gene encoding methylglyoxal synthase, giving the protein MKALALIAHDAKKDDMVAFCQRHRELLSRFPLLATGTTGKRVAEATGLRVGRVLSGPLGGDMQIGARVAEGKVLCVLFFQDPLTPKPHEPDVQALMRVCNVHGVPLATNLEAAEALIPWLAAQAG